A stretch of the Xyrauchen texanus isolate HMW12.3.18 chromosome 20, RBS_HiC_50CHRs, whole genome shotgun sequence genome encodes the following:
- the si:dkey-191g9.7 gene encoding uncharacterized protein si:dkey-191g9.7, whose translation MAETGDLVSELFPTGGTIPSEPVVTAECILSLSKSSKEFKVFLHPEEVLKSSIEASCSAKDHKDSSQPTAQACNIISDCVPGQQDTSRHCISETHVCDGGSSQPRDITSHQIKQACRASLTEQREHEISPNKDLKKNSLLSIQRSHSDSLQIFKEVAAHPLFCETSALFCQGKDKEACTQSIPSLVCKQAMPLQQSNTVTTSTRAGSSGSGSPTQPAKQGYIQICPSCQTPVPNEVIPESTFPKCEEAFCCNSHFHHWAVEDTFAANCHPQPIPAPAQLLPHLVGMEETYRGQIVAGNLLTLPRLISSISETGLDAKGLLRCCNLDCSWPGPLRSTGNQMDGKTTREAGTMTLQRELKDIGVQVGQNSEEPPQHMFPEVCLVEEKMNVSVKTVSKNHKSPVREVKWDAEGMTWEVYGASVDPEDLGIAIQRHLEMQIKETMGIAAKLSRQNTTASQHSSGSKHRRKKGLLELLRHPGCCSRTTSAVD comes from the coding sequence ATGGCGGAAACCGGGGACCTTGTGTCAGAACTATTCCCAACTGGGGGCACAATCCCATCAGAACCTGTTGTCACAGCTgaatgcattctctctctctcaaagagTTCAAAAGAGTTCAAGGTCTTCCTCCATCCTGAAGAAGTACTAAAGAGCTCAATTGAAGCATCATGCTCAGCAAAAGACCATAAAGATAGTAGCCAGCCCACCGCACAAGCCTGCAATATCATCTCTGACTGTGTGCCTGGCCAACAAGATACAAGTCGCCACTGTATATCTGAGACCCACGTGTGTGATGGAGGGAGTTCACAGCCAAGAGACATAACAAGCCATCAAATTAAACAGGCATGTAGAGCATCACTGACAGAACAAAGAGAACATGAAATATCCCCTAACAAGGACCTGAAAAAAAACAGCCTGTTATCAATACAGAGAAGCCACTCTGACAGCTTGCAGATTTTCAAAGAAGTTGCTGCTCATCCTCTCTTCTGTGAAACTagtgcattgttttgtcaaggaaAAGACAAGGAAGCTTGTACACAGTCAATCCCTTCTTTAGTATGTAAACAGGCCATGCCCCTTCAGCAAAGCAATACGGTTACCACGTCCACCAGAGCAGGAAGTAGTGGATCAGGCAGCCCTACTCAGCCAGCAAAACAAGGCTACATTCAGATCTGCCCATCTTGTCAGACACCAGTGCCCAATGAGGTCATTCCAGAGTCCACCTTCCCTAAATGTGAAGAAGCTTTTTGCTGTAACTCACATTTCCACCATTGGGCTGTAGAGGACACATTTGCTGCAAACTGCCACCCCCAGCCCATTCCTGCCCCGGCTCAACTGCTGCCACACTTAGTAGGGATGGAAGAGACCTACAGGGGCCAGATAGTGGCAGGCAACTTGCTGACTCTCCCTCGGCTCATCTCCTCTATCAGTGAGACAGGACTGGATGCTAAGGGACTGCTCCGCTGTTGCAATCTGGACTGTTCTTGGCCTGGTCCTTTGCGTTCAACTGGGAATCAGATGGATGGAAAGACCACAAGGGAAGCAGGAACCATGACCTTACAAAGAGAACTGAAGGATATAGGGGTGCAAGTGGGTCAGAACTCTGAGGAACCTCCACAGCACATGTTCCCAGAGGTGTGCCTGGTTGAGGAGAAGATGAACGTGAGTGTTAAAACAGTGTCAAAAAATCACAAGTCCCCAGTAAGGGAAGTAAAATGGGATGCAGAGGGCATGACTTGGGAGGTGTATGGAGCCTCGGTTGACCCTGAGGATCTTGGAATTGCAATTCAGCGACATCTGGAGATGCAGATTAAAGAGACTATGGGAATAGCGGCAAAGCTCTCACGCCAGAACACAACAGCATCTCAGCACAGCTCAGGATCAAAGCATAGGAGAAAAAAGGGGTTATTGGAATTGCTTCGCCATCCAGGTTGCTGTTCTCGGACCACCAGTGCAGTGGACTAA